The Bombus vancouverensis nearcticus chromosome 9, iyBomVanc1_principal, whole genome shotgun sequence genome includes a window with the following:
- the LOC117163377 gene encoding uncharacterized protein LOC117163377 — translation MRSPSVPVCFVHVLLCALVLTTKTSAASSDSNSTKVVVDEEDDESLPEITLEEFKERYRRLIPYMTFYVANNYVNGQNPVSQGTPGKEIQSGLVGVRKSPQSFVRVNTVPRRTNNYRTNVPNQDKKFIPSIQYDPRNVGADSDYFTPVRHSSKVNYEEYPIPYQLYRDQKVAYPEITTVSSQAIRKENRYYANVRPLRPYTTNGRDHLPRKQPIKPIYSNLRDEYMLDYNVRPSTAVNYPAKEFQDHRQIPLPNVYPNVLEPLPASKQSPMLALPRNPNVNLQQIVESFQLSERLPETLNKDNIDNSLKTLVEILNILHSTKKEEFPQIQASPLTPVVAPLPPRIPEKPTSFRVRPQTRPKVITETRFQATPNPLYLTDDPERYKITSYEDETKPKPPPQSNYNTNSLTNNNVVEYYVPIVQEIPTKQKEPFLPTIRPQTNEDPTDHSYAITEDLSDDVLQQERYPLPPVTTEVVPQTSLKYGATRGKANVDYPAYSSIPRTNFNCKEQRYKGFFGDPDTGCQVWHYCDLNGGKSSFLCPNGTIFSQVALTCDWWFNVKCETTTQLYVLNERLYKYILPIMPKFPEDFTGPEVDRYLELKFKEMEAKLKEKKLKKQQEEKEKEKEKQKEKLKDKQQTQEKENE, via the exons tGTTAACCACCAAGACTAGCGCAGCATCTTCTGATTCAAACTCGACGAAAGTCGTAGTCGACGAAGAAGATGACGAATCGTTGCCAGAGATCACGCTGGAGGAATTCAAAGAAAGGTACAGGAGACTGATACCCTACATGACGTTCTACGTAGCAAACAACTACGTAAACGGGCAAAACCCGGTGTCACAAGGCACTCCTGGAAAAGAGATACAAAGTGGCCTGGTAGGAGTGAGAAAGAGCCCGCAATCGTTCGTCAGAGTGAATACCGTGCCACGAAGGACGAACAATTATCGCACGAATGTACCGAATCAAGACAAGAAATTCATTCCATCGATACAATACGATCCGCGAAACGTAGGAGCCGATAGCGACTATTTCACACCCGTGAGACACAGTTCGAAGGTCAATTATGAGGAGTACCCGATACCGTATCAACTGTATCGGGATCAAAAGGTAGCGTATCCCGAGATAACTACGGTATCCAGCCAAGCTATCCGTAAGGAGAACAGATACTATGCAAACGTGAGACCATTACGACCTTACACAACAAATGGCAGAGATCACTTGCCTAGAAAACAACCCATTAAACCTATTTACAGTAATCTACGAGATGAGTACATGCTTGATTATAATGTCAGACCAAGTACTGCTGTTAATTATCCTGCGAAGGAATTCCAAGATCACCGACAAATACCACTACCTAACGTGTATCCCAACGTGCTGGAACCTCTACCAGCGAGTAAACAATCTCCTATGCTCGCCCTACCACGAAATCCTAACGTAAACCTACAACAAATAGTGGAAAGCTTTCAACTAAGTGAACGTTTACCAGAAACATTGAACAAGGATAACATAGACAATAGTCTAAAGACACTTGTAGAGATATTGAATATCCTTCACAGCACGAAAAAGGAAGAATTCCCGCAAATCCAAGCGTCTCCTTTAACACCAGTGGTGGCACCTCTACCACCCAGGATACCGGAGAAACCAACGAGTTTCAGGGTAAGACCGCAAACGAGGCCAAAAGTAATAACCGAGACGCGATTTCAAGCTACACCAAATCCGCTATATTTGACCGATGATCCTGAACGTTACAAAATAACGTCATACGAGGATGAAACGAAACCTAAACCACCACCTCAGTCGAATTACAACACGAACAGCTTGACCAACAACAACGTGGTGGAATATTATGTTCCTATTGTGCAAGAAATTCCAACGAAACAGAAAGAACCGTTCCTACCGACGATCAGACCGCAAACCAACGAAGATCCGACTGATCATTCCTACGCTATCACGGAGGATTTGAGTGACGATGTATTGCAACAGGAACGATATCCTTTGCCACCTGTTACCACGGAAGTTGTCCCACAGACGTCGCTAAAATATGGTGCTACCAGAGGAAAGGCTAACGTCGACTATCCGGCCTATTCTAGTATACCTCGTACGAATTTCAATTGTAAGGAGCAGCGTTACAAAGGATTCTTTGGCGATCCGGATACTGGATGCCAG GTATGGCATTACTGCGATCTTAATGGTGGTAAATCATCGTTTTTATGCCCGAACGGTACTATATTCAGTCAAGTGGCGTTGACGTGCGACTGGTGGTTCAACGTGAAATGCGAAACAACAACTCAATTATACGTGTTAAACGAACGACTCTACAAGTACATTCTGCCGATAATGCCAAAGTTCCCGGAGGACTTCACCGGTCCGGAAGTAGATCGGTATTTAGAACTCAAATTTAAAGAGATGGAGGCGAAACTGAAGGAGAAAAAGCTGAAGAAACAGcaggaggagaaagagaaagagaaagagaagcaaAAAGAAAAACTCAAGGATAAACAACAAACAcaggagaaagaaaatgaataa